The genomic window GCAATGCCTCTAAGCCAATGAAAGTCTATATCGCATTTTCTTCTAGCCATTCAAAGTATGAAAAGATATTAGCCGATATTATGGAAGGTATTAGACGTTCTAGAGAGCTTGATATCATCAATAAAAATACCGGCTACCCTATTAATTATCGAGATTTTTGCCTTTAGGGTTTAAAAAAAGGGGCGTTAGGTAAAGTTTCTGTATATTTAGCTTCTTTCACTAAAGCCTCTAAATCTTTAATAATCAATTGATTACGTTTTTTATCAAGCGTACCTTCTTTTTTCCAGTGTTGTAACTGCTTATTGATCACTTGCCTAACTGAGCCAGTCATCCGCGCTAAGGTTTCATCGTTTAAACCGTTAACTAAATGATGTTGATGCTCTGCTTCTATTGTGCCGTTATAAAACTTAATTTTATTAATATGTTCTAAAATAATACGGCTTAAACGCGTGGTAACATCGTGTAAAACTAGGCTACTGGCTTGTTGTTCTTTTTCACGCATTTTTTTCGCTAAGTAAGGCATAAATTGCTGGTTAAACTCTGGATACGTCCACAACCAATGCCGCATGGTGGAAAGTTTCACTGACAATAACTTTACCGTTGTTAAAGGTGAAACAATAACCTCATGTGGTTGATCGTCTAACAGCACCATTAAGTCAAAACAGTCGCCCGCATAAAGCATAT from Colwellia sp. PAMC 20917 includes these protein-coding regions:
- a CDS encoding Crp/Fnr family transcriptional regulator codes for the protein MNKDATHLPQKASPVLVKQANIFADLPAKLIEDFQQEFQLDEWYKGDYFNPALLTQRFFVVISGSLEIKQSNPETGREATLDMLYAGDCFDLMVLLDDQPHEVIVSPLTTVKLLSVKLSTMRHWLWTYPEFNQQFMPYLAKKMREKEQQASSLVLHDVTTRLSRIILEHINKIKFYNGTIEAEHQHHLVNGLNDETLARMTGSVRQVINKQLQHWKKEGTLDKKRNQLIIKDLEALVKEAKYTETLPNAPFFKP